Proteins encoded within one genomic window of Macaca thibetana thibetana isolate TM-01 chromosome 3, ASM2454274v1, whole genome shotgun sequence:
- the LOC126951442 gene encoding phosducin-like protein 3, which produces MQDPNVDIKWNDILHKKGILPTKESLKELEEESDEEQHILQQSVVKTYEDMTLEELEDHEDEFNEEDEHAIEMYRWQRLAEWKATKLKNKFGEVLEISGKDYVQEVTKAGEGLWVVLHLYKQGIPLCALINQHLSGLARKFPDVKFIKAISTTCIPNYPDRNLPTIFVYLEGDIKAQFIGPLVFGGMNLTRDEL; this is translated from the coding sequence ATGCAGGATCCCAACGTAGACATTAAGTGGAATGACATCTTACACAAAAAGGGTATCTTACCCACCAAGGAAAGTCTGAAAGAACTGGAAGAGGAGTCAGATGAGGAGCAGCACATCCTCCAGCAGTCAGTGGTGAAAACATATGAAGATATGACTTTGGAAGAGCTGGAGGATCATGAAGACGAGTTTAATGAGGAGGATGAACATGCTATTGAAATGTACAGATGGCAGAGACTGGCTGAGTGGAAAGCAACTAAACTGAAGAATAAATTTGGAGAAGTTTTAGAGATCTCAGGGAAGGATTATGTTCAAGAAGTTACCAAAGCTGGTGAGGGCTTGTGGGTCGTCTTGCACCTTTACAAACAAGGAATTCCCCTCTGTGCCCTGATAAATCAGCACCTCAGTGGACTTGCCAGGAAGTTTCCTGATGTCAAATTTATCAAAGCCATTTCAACAACCTGCATACCCAATTATCCGGATAGGAATCTGCCCACGATATTTGTTTACCTGGAAGGAGATATCAAGGCTCAGTTTATTGGTCCTCTGGTGTTTGGCGGCATGAACCTGACAAGAGATGAATTGTAA